One region of Epilithonimonas zeae genomic DNA includes:
- a CDS encoding DUF4349 domain-containing protein: MKTKILSISLVALLLIGCKKGEYTESAYATADSSGVVSDGVSMGATQVVEGKQFVKTAEVDMEVKDVYDATISIEKQLQSLGGFVTKSRMEAQTLSEDTYNTSDQSAMLIRKFQNQNRMQVRVPTQKLGEFLDFINDKKVFLNSRIISAEDVSAGIRSAKMESERQAKTQSNISQLKAGKDKVKLDDNNMSEANLQKYSDEILADNLEFSTVDIFIKEPKTSVAKIPIINNKNIDNEYKYNFLYDVKNAFVEGFYLIQQLFVFLISIWPIVFIGGLVFYFLRRRKIL; this comes from the coding sequence ATGAAAACGAAAATCTTATCAATCAGCTTAGTGGCATTACTTTTAATTGGATGCAAAAAAGGAGAATATACAGAATCCGCTTATGCAACAGCAGATAGTTCTGGAGTTGTTTCTGACGGCGTTTCTATGGGGGCAACTCAAGTTGTCGAAGGCAAACAATTTGTGAAAACCGCAGAAGTGGATATGGAAGTGAAGGATGTTTATGATGCGACCATCTCGATTGAGAAGCAGCTGCAATCGCTTGGCGGATTTGTGACTAAAAGTAGAATGGAAGCGCAGACTTTGTCCGAAGATACTTACAATACGTCGGATCAGTCGGCGATGTTGATTCGGAAATTCCAAAACCAAAACAGGATGCAAGTTAGAGTTCCGACCCAGAAATTAGGTGAATTTTTGGATTTCATTAATGATAAGAAAGTATTCCTTAATTCCAGAATTATTTCTGCTGAAGATGTTTCTGCCGGAATCCGATCGGCAAAAATGGAATCCGAAAGACAGGCTAAAACTCAATCCAATATTTCTCAACTGAAAGCCGGAAAAGACAAAGTCAAACTGGACGACAACAATATGTCCGAAGCGAATCTACAAAAATATTCTGACGAAATTCTTGCCGATAATCTAGAATTTTCCACTGTTGATATTTTCATCAAAGAACCAAAAACGAGTGTTGCGAAAATTCCTATCATCAACAACAAAAATATTGATAATGAATACAAATACAATTTCTTGTACGATGTGAAAAATGCTTTTGTGGAAGGATTTTATTTGATTCAGCAATTATTTGTTTTTCTTATTTCTATTTGGCCGATTGTTTTTATTGGAGGTTTGGTATTCTATTTTTTGAGAAGAAGAAAAATATTGTAA
- a CDS encoding heavy-metal-associated domain-containing protein: MNTIIKSGILFLSIFLFSNFSAQTKSFKAKVEGNCGMCKERIETAAKSDKNVKSAVWSMNKKVLTVSYDASKTDKKTVLKNVAEVGHDNEMFRASDKSYDDLDACCQYDRPDNSKKLAKNADKKQVCELK, translated from the coding sequence ATGAATACAATCATAAAATCAGGAATTTTATTCCTTTCCATATTTCTATTCTCCAATTTTTCTGCTCAAACCAAATCCTTCAAAGCTAAAGTAGAAGGCAACTGCGGAATGTGCAAAGAACGCATCGAAACGGCTGCTAAATCTGACAAAAACGTAAAGTCAGCGGTTTGGAGTATGAACAAAAAAGTCCTGACCGTAAGTTATGACGCATCTAAAACTGACAAAAAAACGGTTTTAAAAAACGTTGCGGAAGTGGGTCACGACAACGAGATGTTCCGTGCTTCTGACAAATCTTATGACGATTTGGATGCTTGCTGCCAGTACGACCGTCCTGACAACAGCAAAAAGTTGGCGAAAAATGCTGATAAAAAACAAGTCTGCGAGCTTAAGTAA